The nucleotide window CGCCATCAGATTGGCGTCGTTGTCGAGGAGGACGGGAAGCGGATTGCCGGCGGGCAGCGGAGCGATGTGCTCGGCGAAGGCCTCGCGCATCCGCTCCGGTACGGGGAACCGGTCCCAGCCGGGCATGATCGGTGGCTGCACGATCCGTGCGGACTCCTGGTCGACCGGCCCCGGCACCGAGAGGCCGATCCCGCAGACCCGTCCGGGCGCCGTGCCCGCCCGGTCGAGGAGCAGGCCGAACCAGCGGGCCAGCCTGTCCAGGACCAGGTCGGGACCGTCCGATATCACCAGCTCGCCCGTACGTTCGGCGAGGACCGTGCCGGCGAGGTCGAGAACGGCGGCGCGGCCGTGGCGCGTCTCCAGATCGGCCACGAGTACGACGGCGTGCGTCGGGTCGAACTCCAGCCGGGCGGAGGGTCGCCCTCCGGTGGACGTGCCGGCCGATCCCCGGAGCCAGCCGGCGCCGAAGAGCTGGTCCAGGCGCTGCCCGACGGTCGACCGGGACAGCCCCGTCGCCTGCTGCAACTCGCCGCGGGTGGTGGCCTCGCCGCTGCGGACGAGCCGCAGCAGGTGTCCCGCACTCGCCCGGTTTCCTGCCATCCGTGCTGTCCTCGTTCTCTCTCTTCGTTCTCTTCGTTCTCTTCGTTCTCCGAGCTCCGCCGTGCGGCCTCAGCCCTTGTCCGCATTGTCCGCGCCGCTGGTCAGACCCTCGGTGAGCAGGCGTTCGGCTGCGAAGAACAGGAGTACCACGGGGATGGTGAGAACGACGGAACCGGCCATCAGAACGGTCTTGGACACCTCCAGGCCGTTGCCCGGCTGCTGGAGCCCAGCGAGACCGTCCACCGGTCCGGTGAAGCCGCCAGGAACAGGAGCGCGAAGGGGAACTCGTTCAAGGCGATCATCTCTTCCTCCTGTGTGGATACCCCGTGCTTTGGCTCGGGGGGAATCTCAGTCCCTGCGGAGCAGGGCGGTGGGCTGGGATTCGGTGCCAGGGCGGATTCCGGTGCCGCGACCCGCAGGTTTGATCTTAAGTCGCGGCACCGCTAGTTTGTGAGCATGACCACGAAGCAGGTGAAGCGGGCGTTCAAGTACCGCTTCTGTCCGACCGATGCGCAGGCAGCCGAGCTGTCGCGCACGTTCGGCTGCGTTCGCAAGGTCTACAACCTGGCGCTCGCCGCACGGTCCGAGGCGTGGACGCTCCGTCAGGAGCGGGTCAACTACAACGCCACCTCCGCGATGCTCACCTCGTGGAAGAAGACCGACGAGCTGGCCTACCTGTCCGAGGTTTCGTCTGTGCCGTTGCAGCAGACGTTGCGGCATCTGCAAGGAGCGTTCGGGAACTTCTGGCAGAAGCGGGCCAAGTACCCGGCCTTCAAGTCCCGGAAGAAGTCGCGGAAGTCCGCTGAGTACACCACCAGCGGTTTCCGCTACCGGGACGGCAAGCTGACCCTCGCCAAGATGAGCGAACCGCTCGACATCGTGTGGTCCCGCCCCCTTCCCGAAGGTGCGACGCCGTCCACGGTGACGGTTTCGCAGGATCCGGCTGGGCGCTGGTTCGTGTCGATGCTGTGCGACGACATCCCCGCAACCATGCCCCAGACCACGAACACGGTCGGGATCGACGCCGGGATCACCAGCCTGGTGACGCTCTCCACCGGAGAGAAGGTCACCAACCCCAGGTTCGAGCGCAAGGACCGCGCCCGTCTCGCCAAGGCTCAGCGGGTGCTGGCGAAGAAGGCCAGGGGTGACGGAGCGAACCGGGCCAAGGCCCGGCGCAAGGTCGCCAAGGTCCATGCCCGCATTACCGACCGCAGGCGTGACCACCTGCACAAGCTGACCACTCGACTCGTTCGTGAAAACCAAACGATCGTGATCGAAGACCTCACCGTACGCAACATGGTCAAGAACCATTCCCTGGCCCGCGCCATCTCGGATGCTGCCTGGAGCACGATGCGCGGCATGCTGGAGTACAAGTGCGCCTGGCACGGAAGGGACCTGGTCGCCATCGACCGCTGGTTCCCCTCCTCCAGGCTGTGCTCCGCCTGCGGCACCTTGCAGGGCAAGATGCCGCTGAACATCCGTATGTGGACGTGTAGGTGCGGTGTCACTCACGACCGTGACGTGAACGCCGCGAAGAACGTACTGGCCGAGGGGCTCTCGGTGACAGTCTGTGGAGCCGGTGTAAGACCTCAACGGAGTTCTCCGGGCGGGCAGTCGGCGACGAAGCAGAAAACCCCACGGCGCGAGCCGTAGGAATCCCCCTCCTTCAGGAGGGGGAGGATGTCAAGAAGGCGTAGAGCCCGGTTGCCATCAGGGTGGGCAGCGCGAGGGGCAGGACGATTCTCGTGACCGTCTGCAGCCGGGAGGCGCCGTCGATCGCCGCGGCGGGTTCGCCGACTCCGGCACCCCCGCGGACGTCGCCGAGCACCCCCGCTCGCTCACCGGCCACTACCTCGCCGGGAAGGGACCACGGCTGCGCCGTACCCGCCGGCCGGTCGAGGAGAGCACCGGCTGGGTGGAGTTGCACGAGCTGTCCGCGCACAACGTGACAACGGACCTGGTCCGCTTCCCTGTGGGCCGGCTGACCTGTCTGACCGGGGTCAGCGGCAGCGGCAAAAGCAGTCTGCTCGGCGCGATCGGTGCCGGGGCGGAGGCGGCATTGACCGGAACGGCGGCCGACGCAGTCCGCCGGGTCACCGGGAGCGAGCGCTTCCGGTGGGTCGCCGTGGCCGACCAGGAGCCGATCGGCCGGACACCCCGGTCCAACCCCGCCACGTACAGCAAGGCGTTCGACATCGTCCGCAAACTGTTCGCGGAGACCGACGAGGCACGCAAGCGTGGTATCAAGTCCTCCTGGTTCTCATTCAACACGGCCAACGGCGGACGCTGTGAGACCTGCACCGGGTACGGCCGCAAGCTGGTCAACATGCACTTCCTGCCGGACGTGTGGGTGGTCTGCGACGCCTGTGAGGGCCGCCGCTACACACCGGAGGCCCTGGAGATCACCTACCAGGGGCTGACCATCGACGGAGTGCTGGAGCTGACCATCGCTGAGGCCGTCGAACGCCTCACGGAACACCGGCAGTTGGCAGAGGCGCTGGAGGCCATGGAACGGGTCGGCCTCGGCTATCTGCGACTCGGCCAGAACGCCACGGAACTCTCCGGCGGCGAGGCGCAGCGACTGAAACTGGCGTCGGTGATCCAGCGCGGATCCGCGGGCCGCAAGGCCGGACTGGTCCTGCTCGACGAACCCGTCTCCGGTCTGCATCCCTCCGACATCCAGCGCATGGTGGACGCCTTCGACCTGCTGTTGGACTCGGGCAACACCGTGGTCGTCGCCGAGCACGACATTCCTGTCGCGGCGTCCGCGGACTGGGTGATCGACCTGGGGCCGGGCGCCGGCCCGGACGGCGGCGCGGTCGTGGCGGCGGGCACCCCGGACGAGGTCGCCGAAGCCGACACCCCGACCGCGGGCTTCTTCCGCCGGTACACGGCGGGCCTGCCGCTGCTGGGCGGGCCCGGCGACCACTGAGGCACCGGGGCGCCCCGCGCCCGGCCGCGGCGTACGCGGCCAGGCATGGGGCGACACCCGTTCCAGGACGGTGATGTCCGGGTCCGGCGCCCAGCCGGACGGGCGGCCCCCAGTGTGCCCCCGAGCCGGCTCAGATCCGCTCCTCGGCGCGGGCGGGCGGGCGACCGCAGTCAGCGCCCGGGCCCGGGAAGGCGTTCCGTCACCGGTATCCGGACGCGTCGGAGGGTTTGCCCGCCTCCTCCACCTCGACCGGATAGCGCCAGCAGCCGGGGCTTCCGCGACGACATGCCCACCGGAGGTCCGCTCTCCGAGGAAGTCCGCCCGGCTCCGGCCGGGGGCGAAGGTGAGATTGCAGGCGGAGGCGTAGCGGGCGACATGCATGAGGATCGTCGTACCGGCATTTCTCCATAGGGGTGTCGCAACCGGTGGCGGAGCCACGAGACAGAGTGCCCACCGATCGCGGAAGGCTTCCCAGGACCGTCGTGTTCGACCGGGCGTGGTGGGAGGATCTGAGGGGTTGTGCGGCTCTGTTCCTGCCGGGCGATCGCCCGCGCTCCGGACGGACATGCCCTGCGCGAGCGGCGAGACGGCCCAGGCTCGACCGACTCTTCTGCTCAGTTCGAGGTTCCCGTTCAGCCCGCGCGCAGTCCTGCGGCCAGTCGTCTCTTCGCGTCTGGCTGTTAGGCATTTCACTCTCACTTTTGCTTGATGGTGAGACATAACTATGGGATAACTTCAGCGTAAGTCTGTAAGCAGGGCCCTTTACCGGCGTATCGGCTGAGTCCGAGCCAACTCCCTGCAGGGGAACAATCCCGCGAGTGACGCGCGCATGGGACGCCGGAGCCCGGCTGTTCCGCGACGCCCCGCCACGAGCCACCCGACAGCGCCGTGCCCCGGCGCGAAAGGCACCCATGGAGAAGACCGCTCGCTCGGAACGACCGCGCCCCGGCGCCTCGCTCCAGGAGCCATGGGTGTGCGCCCAGGACTCCGGCCACCACGCGACCGCGACGCACTCCACGGGTGACATCCGTCTGCCGATACCGGCGGCCCGAGTGGAAGCCGACATGCGCCGGCCCCGCGTGGAGGTCCCGGGGACGGTCCCGCTCCTCGACTCTCCGATGCCCGCCGCGGACGACCCCGTACTCCGGCGTGGGGCCGCACGGGTCCTGTACGCCAACTGGACGGGCACCTCCACCGTCCCCTCCCGCGGGCTGTACCCCCACCAGTGGAGCTGGGACTCCGCGTTCATCGCGATCGGCCTGCGCCACCTGTCCGCGCGCCGGGCCCAGCGCGAACTGGAGACGCTGCTCGGTGCCCAGTGGGCGGACGGGCGCGTCCCGCACATCGTCTTCAATCCGGCGGTCCCGCTCGACGCCTACTTCCCGAGTCCCGACTTCTGGCGTTCCTCGCGGGACGGTGCGGCGGCCGGAGCCCCCGCCGACCGGGAGACGTCCGGGATCGTGCAGCCCCCCGTCCACGCCCTCGCCGCCTGGCTGGTCCACCTGGCCGACCCCGAAGCCTCGCGACGCCGGAACTTCCTGCCCCGGGTGTACGGGAGGCTGAAGGCCTGGCACGACTACCTCACGGGCCCCCGCGACCTGGGCGGCGGCGGTCTCGCCGCGATCCTGCACCCGTGGGAGCCCGGCATGGACAACAGCCCGTGCTGGGACGCTCCCCTGCGACGCATCGAACCGGCCGCGGCCGGCTCCTACCGGCGCGCCGACCTGGATCACGGAGCGGCGGCGGAGCGGCCCACGGATCTGGACTACGGCCGGTACGTGCGCCTGGCCACCGACTACCGCGACGGCGGGTACGCGGACGCGGGCACCCGGCACCCGTTCGCCGTCGAGGACCCCGGCGTCAACGCCCTGCTGATCGTCTCCGAGCACGCACTCGCGCGCATCGCCGCCGAGACCGGGGCCGACCCCGCGCCGCACGAGGAGCGGGCCGGGCGGCTCACCGCCGCACTGGTCGAGCGGCTCTGGTCGCCGGACGACGGCATGTTCCTCTGCCGTGACCTGGTGGGCGGCGAGCTGATCGCCGAACGCAGCGTCGCCGGTCTCCTGCCGCTCATCGTGCCCGGCCTTCCGCGGGACCTCGTCGACGCACTGGTCCGGACGGCCGCGGGCCCGGGCTTCCGGCTCGGCGAGATCCCGATGGTCCCCTCGTACGACCTCACGGCGCCGGTCTTCGACGCGTCCCGCTACTGGCGCGGACCGGCCTGGTTCAACACCGGCTGGCTGCTGGAGCGCGGTCTGCGCGGGCATGGACGGACCGGGGCGGCGGACCGTCTGCGCGGCTCGATGCTCACCGCCGCGGGGGCCTGCGGCTTCGCGGAGTACGTGGACCCGTTCACCGCACAGGCCCGCGGCACCCGCGACTTCGGCTGGACGGCCGCCCTCAGCCTGGACCTGCTGGCCCGCGACCCCGCCGAGGAGGACGCGAGCCACGGCGCCGTCGGAAGCGGCCTCAGGACGAGGAGTCCCGTCCACTGAGCAGATCCCGTAGGCGGTCCACCAGCCCCGCACCCGGTGCGAGCACCTTGTTGGCGGGCGGAGTGTCCGGCATCGAGTGGTGCGGCCGGGTGGGCACCGTCTCCTTGGCACGGCGGACCAGCTGACCGAGCGTGTTCAGCTCCTCGGGCGAGCACGAGGCCGTGAGCTCAGGGAACAGCTCGGACTCCTCCGCGCGTACATGGGCGGCCACCGCGAACTTGAGCTTGGCCACGAGGTCGTTGAACTCGGGGTCCCCTGCGTCCCGCTCCTCCAGGTCCTTGAGCATGCGCTCGATCCTGCCGTGGTCCGCGATCTCCTTGTCCGCGAGCTCGTCGCCGTCCGGTACGTGTCTGCGTACGGACGGGTACAGGTGCATCTCCTCGGCCACCGAATGCCGTACGAGTTCCGAGATCAGCTGGTCGACCAGCTGCCGCCGGTCCGAATGGCCCACCGGCTGTCCTTCGATCTGCGCGAACAGCTCCTCCACCTCACGATGGTCGGCAGTGAGCTCCGCGATCACGTTTCCGCCGTGTCCCATGGCCGTTCCTTCCTCGGGTTCCGTCGCCCCGTACCGCCGGGTGCGGAGACCAGGCCAGCAGGTCGGTGCGGGAATCCCCGGCTCCGGTGCCGCGACAGACCCGGCTCTCACCTCTCCGGCCCAGAGCGCGGGGCGTGGCGCGAGCAGGCCGGTGGGGGCGGAACGGGGAGCAGCGACGACATCGCGCTGCTCGCGGTCCGGCTGCCCGGACACCACGGCCCCGCGCGCGGCGCTCCCTGGACTCCGTACCCACGGCCCGGTACGCGGGGACCGCCCACGGGCAGCGGCGGTCCCCGTGTGCTCCGGCTACCGGATGCCCGGTATCTCGCGTCCCGCGAAGGCGGCCCGGACCGCGTCTGCCGCCCGCGCGCCGTACATGCGCTCCGCCGTCGCGATCGTCGTCAGCGCCGCGTCCTGGAAGCTGGTGTCGGGCGCGAAGCCGAACTGGGCGTTGATGATGACCCGGTCGGCCACCCGGGCGCCGAGCGCCCGCCGGATGTCCAGCAGCGCACGGGACCAGATCTCGCCGTCCGCGTGCACCGATCCGACCCGGTCGCCGTACACCTTGTCCTGGTCGATACGGCGCAGACAGTGCGGAGCGCTGCTGTAGCTCACCGCGTCCCAGTCCGCCACACAGGCAGGGTCGGCCTTGAGCGGCCAGCCGTACCGGGAGGCCGCGTGGGTGCCGACCTCGACCGCCAGGTAGTCGCCGAACGCCTCACCGATGGCCCCGGCCTCGACGGAGGTCCCGAAGCCGGGCA belongs to Streptomyces finlayi and includes:
- a CDS encoding RNA-guided endonuclease InsQ/TnpB family protein, producing the protein MTTKQVKRAFKYRFCPTDAQAAELSRTFGCVRKVYNLALAARSEAWTLRQERVNYNATSAMLTSWKKTDELAYLSEVSSVPLQQTLRHLQGAFGNFWQKRAKYPAFKSRKKSRKSAEYTTSGFRYRDGKLTLAKMSEPLDIVWSRPLPEGATPSTVTVSQDPAGRWFVSMLCDDIPATMPQTTNTVGIDAGITSLVTLSTGEKVTNPRFERKDRARLAKAQRVLAKKARGDGANRAKARRKVAKVHARITDRRRDHLHKLTTRLVRENQTIVIEDLTVRNMVKNHSLARAISDAAWSTMRGMLEYKCAWHGRDLVAIDRWFPSSRLCSACGTLQGKMPLNIRMWTCRCGVTHDRDVNAAKNVLAEGLSVTVCGAGVRPQRSSPGGQSATKQKTPRREP
- a CDS encoding ATP-binding cassette domain-containing protein, yielding MELHELSAHNVTTDLVRFPVGRLTCLTGVSGSGKSSLLGAIGAGAEAALTGTAADAVRRVTGSERFRWVAVADQEPIGRTPRSNPATYSKAFDIVRKLFAETDEARKRGIKSSWFSFNTANGGRCETCTGYGRKLVNMHFLPDVWVVCDACEGRRYTPEALEITYQGLTIDGVLELTIAEAVERLTEHRQLAEALEAMERVGLGYLRLGQNATELSGGEAQRLKLASVIQRGSAGRKAGLVLLDEPVSGLHPSDIQRMVDAFDLLLDSGNTVVVAEHDIPVAASADWVIDLGPGAGPDGGAVVAAGTPDEVAEADTPTAGFFRRYTAGLPLLGGPGDH
- a CDS encoding MGH1-like glycoside hydrolase domain-containing protein, with product MPAADDPVLRRGAARVLYANWTGTSTVPSRGLYPHQWSWDSAFIAIGLRHLSARRAQRELETLLGAQWADGRVPHIVFNPAVPLDAYFPSPDFWRSSRDGAAAGAPADRETSGIVQPPVHALAAWLVHLADPEASRRRNFLPRVYGRLKAWHDYLTGPRDLGGGGLAAILHPWEPGMDNSPCWDAPLRRIEPAAAGSYRRADLDHGAAAERPTDLDYGRYVRLATDYRDGGYADAGTRHPFAVEDPGVNALLIVSEHALARIAAETGADPAPHEERAGRLTAALVERLWSPDDGMFLCRDLVGGELIAERSVAGLLPLIVPGLPRDLVDALVRTAAGPGFRLGEIPMVPSYDLTAPVFDASRYWRGPAWFNTGWLLERGLRGHGRTGAADRLRGSMLTAAGACGFAEYVDPFTAQARGTRDFGWTAALSLDLLARDPAEEDASHGAVGSGLRTRSPVH
- a CDS encoding hemerythrin domain-containing protein, which codes for MGHGGNVIAELTADHREVEELFAQIEGQPVGHSDRRQLVDQLISELVRHSVAEEMHLYPSVRRHVPDGDELADKEIADHGRIERMLKDLEERDAGDPEFNDLVAKLKFAVAAHVRAEESELFPELTASCSPEELNTLGQLVRRAKETVPTRPHHSMPDTPPANKVLAPGAGLVDRLRDLLSGRDSSS